DNA sequence from the Plasmodium brasilianum strain Bolivian I chromosome 4, whole genome shotgun sequence genome:
GAAAGAGAAAGAGGCACAgcataaagaaataaagtaACAAGAGCAACTTCAAAACAAAAGAACagtataaagaaatatagtaacaataataatcgCAAAAAAAGGAACCACAAAATGAATAACGACTCAGTTACGTGGGAAATCCTAGGTAAGGGGAGATGCTCgtttaagaaaaaaacagaaacaCAGATGTTTtgtttaaatgaatataacgTAACAGGCTTATGCACAAAAATGAATTGTCCCTTAAGTAATAGTGTATATGGTACTGTGATATTAGATAAGGGAGAAATATAcctttatttaaaatgtccAGAAAAGGCCCATCTCCCAAGTTCTTTATGGAGTAGGGTATTATTAAGTTTGAATAGAAAAGAAGcttttaatgttatatataaagaaatgaaatatacacatagtataaaacaaattaaaaaatgcatGAAAAGGTATGTACGaattaaagaaattttaaaaagaagtagaaaattaattttacataaacaattaaaactagtaccaataaaaaaaaagactgaAAGAAGAGATAGAACAAGAGAAAATAAAGCATTGAAGGCTgctaacattttaaataatgtagAAAAGGAATTACTCAATAGATTGAATAGTGGAATATATGGAAACCTGTACAAATTTTTGACTCCTAAAAAGAaggttaaaaataaagactCTGAGCTGACTAAAATTTTTACCGAATTGGAGGAAAAACAAATCACTAGGAGGGAGGGGAAGAAGGGAAAGAAGCTCAAGCGGGTGGAGCAAGTTGAGGAAGAGGAATACGACGAAAGGGATGATGAAGAGGATAGCGAAGGGGATCATGTAGAGAATTACGAAGAAGATGATGTAGTGGATGATGAAGAGGATTATGAAGAGGATGATGTAGAGGATGATGTAGAGGATGATGTAGAGGATGACGAGACCCTCAGATAGAGTATATGAAGGAGAGTGCATTCCCGCGTGAGATGTGAGTTAGCTCCACTCTGGGCATTCATATAGATACTTTGTTTACGCTCTCAGCAGGCCACACACATTGTCTAACAAGAAGAATTGAATAGAGACacaatattaacataaaaaaaaagcctcTTCAcaatgaaggaaaaaaaaaagagaaaaaaaaaagaatatgtaAAAGAATATGTGAATattgattatataaaaaatttacaagaAGAAGGAAAGCTTTTCGATGATGATGAAGTGGAGGAATTGAATGCCAACTTTACAAAGAAGAGAAACACGAGAAATAACAAACAAACGagtaagaaaattaaaaaagaaaaacttgTCGTTTATATTGTTACGTGTAGAGCGTACATTTTCTCTTATTGCAAACATGAGATTATGTTCATGTACCAATAAATACATAcgcttatacatatacatttacgcgtgtaataaaatatacataattatgcATACACATAGCCGATGTGACAAACTTCGAGCATCCGTGTGCAATGCAGTTTTAGTcgtttaaacattttaacgTTTTTACGTGTTTGTTTGTTCGCGTATTCATGTATTCccaatatattatttcgtttttccCCGTTTTGTTTTCCCTTTGTAGGTAAAAAGAAGATTCGAATAGCATATGAGAACGATTAGTTATGTTACGAgtgggaaaaaaagaaaaagaaaaaaataagatgaTCAAAAGCGAAAGgacgaataaaaaataaatggaaatagacaaataaatataaggaatgaatttaaatatattttaacagaCTTGATAATGCAAGGATACACTGAAAATTATCTTTTCCGGCATATTCACCAGTAAATTTATGTCGAATGGTTGTGTGTAAATTATTTTGGttaaatttcaaaaatggtgcattttcaaaaaaaaaaggataaaataaataaataaataaataaataaatatatatatatttatgaataaataaaataaagtgaGTATAACTGGCGGAATGACAAAATTGtgacaaaaaaatttatatgaatgttacgttttaaaaatgtgcctttgtaaaaaaaatggtataaTTTCTAATTGACTGCAATATGACtgatatatacatgtgtatgtatatatatatatttttatgtttcttTGCATATTTGACTTCATGTATTATGCGTATTTTTTGGGTTTACATAACTTTTTTGAAAGGAGCGTGTTATTTGTTTCATTGTTTCACTGTTTCACTGTTTCATTATTGTATTGTATTGtattgtttgtttgtttgttttttttttttttttttttttttttttttttttttttttttttcacgtTCTTGCAGCTATTGCGATTTATGGCTATTTCTGGAGCATGTGTGACTGTTACAGCAATAACTACTATTGTGTATACCACTGTATATACTACTACAGATACTACTTCAAATACTGCTTCAGATACTACTGCAGATACTATTGCAGTTACTATTGCAATTACCATTCCATTCACTGTTTCTGCTCTCATCATTCCTGTTACAGTTACCATTTTAGTACGTATAACAGAACTTTGAATATTCCATGTCCACatatttcaataaatttACCATTCTTGAAAAAAGTTTGTTAAGCTGtgatacatttttatttcttccaaGTTAATCCTGTGCAATTTTAGGTCGAGGGAATTTCAATTTGGCGTTTCGAGGTGGCTTTACGTTTCCTTGGTATGtctgcacatatatatgtgaacgTGGGCAAACTATGTAGGCTGTGAGCTTAGGCTAATGCTGAAATCATCAATATCCTCAGGGGTAAGGACATTTTGATTTAACGTGTTCATGTATTTCTTTTctaaaagtattatttttgaagTTAGATTTTCTAATGAACATATGTGGTTATCATGCATGGTACAATAGTAGCTGTGTTCAGAGAAGACAgaataaatttcttttttgtaattgTCGTCATCTTTATGAAATGTGGTTAACTGTTTACAAAAGATACTTAAAAAGGTATCGAGATCAaaattatacgtatataatatagtatataatacgtttctaattaaaaagaaacaattattagaaatagtgcatttatgtattatgcttattaattttttaatatttgtatttagaattaattttataattttatttatatctggaaaattatttatttggataaaataaattacagtTAGTATTAGTGTTAAGTCATAATTACAAGTATTTACAACGTTAAGAATATAATCTCTCTTGCTAATATCAGTGGtatcaattttatattttttttgtactatatttaaaatatgattattaaataattgtttatttGGACTTGGaattctaatatataaacagTTATTTATAAAGATATCGTCAAAATATACAGGACTATGTATAAATActaagtttttattttttacagctttattcataaatatttttctgtattgtttatttaaaaaatgaaaggattctaaaatgaaaattttaaaagaatttggTTTGTTACAAGTTAGTATATCTTTAAACAATTCATTTATGCCATTTATGTCTTGATCTTTTAACTGGGAACAGATAATATGCgtgatatttttattactgtaGAGTATAAAATCTTTGTTACTGCTTGAAGTGGCAGTAGTACTACATGCACCATTAATACCGCTATTGCCGCTtgcagtagcagtagtactactactactaccattgttcatatttgtattaatgTTTGTGTTAATATTCATGTTCGTGTTAATATTCATGTTCGTGTTAATATTCATGTTCGTGTTAATATTCGTGTTTGTGTTAATGTTCGCGTTAATATTCGTGTTTGCGTTTGCTGTACTGTTTTCGTTTACAAAAAGGGCATCGTTAAAtaagtttattttaaatatgacataataaataattattactatattaaatcctccgaaaaaaaaaaatatattaattaccGGAATGTCCTTCTCTTTAGCTGAGAAGTTATATTCATTTGTACCCTCCATATTTCCACCTAcattgtgtatatttattggATCCCTTTTAATTACTTTAAAGTAGTTTTTAATGCTATTATAGTTGCTTTCATTTCCCCTATCCTTCTTTTTAGTATTGTTATTACTTCTTCTGTTGTTATTGCTGCTACTATTGTTATTGCTGCTGCTATTGTTATTGCTGCTGCTATTGTTATTGCTGCTGCtcttgttattatttttttgttttttaggtacatattttttttttgcctctATTTCTTCACTTACACCTTTGTAGTTTTTTCTGATATATTCTATGACGTTCCATATTTGGGTATATGCTtctttattacatttttctaGTATAGTCTCTATTTCTTCGAATacatttaagtaaaaattcATTTGTGAAATATAGATGTTCTATTTTATGGATGACTCTTTTCTTACCATTACCTTATCCTGAATAGACGGAAGAGCGTGAAATGGgtacaaataaaagaaaataaaaaaaaaggaaaaaaaagaggaaaaaataagaaaaaaaaaaaaaaagttaaacgAATAGGAACATTTAgggtttcattttttttttttttttttttattagaaaatgTGTCAAAGTTTTAATAGTTTTTTTGCAGCTTTCGGAATCTGTCATTATCGCTATTCCAGTTAATACTACTATTAATATTGCTGCTGcgatatgtattaatattactttttttatttatttattttttttttttttgtaattttattatactacacacttttttcttttttctggtttttttttttttttttttttttttttttactccaGTTAAGTGTGTCAAGTAGAACGGTAATTCAAATATCTTTCgctaattattattttctttatttgcatttttacTTACTGGGCTAAACATTTTAATTgcttttcaaattatttcatCCATAATAGGTATTGAAATGATAagtaaacgaaaaaaaaatttttaacgtAAAAACAAGTAAAGTGAGCCTTTAGCGCgtcacatatatgtatgtgtatgtattatatatatacccatgtgtgtatgtatatatatatatatatatatatgtccatatatgtatataatatagattatttttttttaattatttttcaaaatcttGGTGATTTCATTTTGTGGAGACTGTCCTAATGTCAACACATGCGTGTGTACaccttattattttgttagcAGTTGCTTGTAACTTCGTAATAGGAACATGGTGAACATATGTACGTGTTTGTAGATAcagatatgtatatatgtggccgtgggtatatgtatgtgtttatgtatatatatgtgtaaagaCATAAGTATCTCCTTTAAAATATTGCTAAAAAGGCTAAAATGCTAAAAGGTTAAAATGCTAAAAGGCTAAAAGGTACGGAAGAAAAAGCACGATTTGATGTTAAGGGAGCTctataatattacaaattaaCGGAAGCACTTAAGAACACGATACagacaaaaaataaaaaatattctccGTTCATGCAtcaatttacaaaaatatagtaatacaataatataatgatataataatagaataatttaacaatacagtaacataatataataatagaataatattataatacagtaatagaataatacaataatatagtaaaagaataatgtaatagtatattttgttaatttttcgcataaaattaattcttgGCACCCTCCACCAttgcaagaaaaaaaaaaaaaaaaagataaaaagaaaaaacaagaCTATTCTTTTAGCATGATTATTATAAGCATCCACTGATGTTCCTCTTTATTCAGCTCGTCCATTTTTACAGCACAGCTTATACATGTACCAGTGATGACACATTTTTGGTGTGTTTTAAGGTGATATATGTAaaagtttttctttttaaaaaggaaaaaaagtaggtaattatttttataacatacaCTATTAAATGGgtgtttaaatatatatgcatatatacatgagtTAATTTATTCTGAACGTGATAAATTTTGCGAGTgcctgtttttttttttttttttttttttgttccctTACCATAGTTCAAGCCTCAGTAACAGTAAGTAATTGCATTcatattattgtaaaattCAGTTAAGTCAAACTTGGTAATATATGATATctgtgtatgtattttttataattctataaaattttgtattgCAATATTAGTAGAGCAAATGACAGCTCAAATCGTTTTGTTATTGATTTTCTAAATAGAAAGATAAAAAGAGAATACCAATAGTTCCTCGTGAaacgtaaaaaattaaaattaaaattgaaattaaaaacctttatttctataaaaCACAGGAgagaagaaatgaaaaaagctGGAGTgtcaaatatatgtaaaatgacctgttataagtatatatatatatatatatatatttacatgaatatttttgataaaagGACAAAAAGAGCTCTTGTCGCCTTGTAAAAGCgctaaaaaagataaagccGTGAAAAAagtttgaaataaaaaattgtaatatatactttCTTTGCAtcgtaaaaatatacatgaacATTTGTAAGTATGtttaatatacaatatttaaatatttaaaaattttaaaattgtaagGCGTACATGACATCATACTTcattgtaaataaataattcaaaatttaaaaagttcagcaacaaatataataataataggtTCTGCTGGGATTTGAACCCAGGTTTGCAGAGTCAGAGTCTGCAGTGCTAACCACTACACTACAGAACCTAATTGgtattacttatatatacatatatatatatatatgctttaaaaaaaaaaaaaaataatttatatatttgttttcatATATCCGTTTTGAAATTAATGCTCACTGATTTTTCCTTAAATTTagtcaatttttttaagttctTAAATTGAGCCCTTGCTTTTTAGGATATATATGAGTGTATTTACACAATtattgaaaaggaaaagatgtACGTAATATACGTTCATAAATATGAGTGCTGCTTGTacgtatatttgtattttatttgtattttattttattttattttttcactcATGAACacgtataaatattcaatttttatcataactCTATGtcactatttttttatcgtaAATGTGTAGCACTTAAATCATAATAACTAtttggaatttttttttttttttccataaatGCTAATACTACATTAATATTTAGCATATTATATTGTAGgcttaattatataaacaaataacatttcaaaaatagttgtacatttttcaaattccattttttttattattagagTATTTCCTCGGAAGATGCACATGTACTTATATTGTGTGTGATAGGAaatattcaattattttattcacgTGAATGTAGCATCAGGGTTGACATTGTGCACTTGTCATAACCCTGAATTATTTCATGGACATAAGCATATGCACACGTGTTCATTactaaatatgtacatatatgtatgtataaatacgcatattttcatatgtaattatatttttcctcgTCAATATTTCTCGCAACTAGTTAAGTTTTGCCTGCTGTTTAACAGTTCAACGGTACACCATTTGCACAAAACTATATGAACACTTGGGTATAAATGTGCACACATATAGgcgcatatatacatatataagaatacgtacacatatttgtgcgtgtatacatataatacgcgaaaaagacaaaaaagaagaaaaagacaaaaaaaaaaaaattttatctatgcatattttatatttgtatattattcAAGATATCACAAGAAGCGTAATACTACGGCATATTGGAAATTTCTCGAACAGGTATTTATTAAGGTTTAACATTAATGATGTAGCTTTGTTAATATAAGCGActctatctttttttttttttttacattaaactaaaaagtaaatgttttgggtaaaaaaaaaaaaaaaaaaagaatgaataaACAAGAGAATGAATGAATTAACTAATTTActaatttcatttaattgCCATttggtttattttttttaatcccGAAATAaactaatgaaaaaaatccataatacacaaaaaaaaaaaaaaaaaataatggtaataaaaaaaaaaaagtaaaataaaacaaaataatactatataaAAGGAAGAGGTCATTAAATGAACATAAAATTagacttaaaaataaattaattccCAATTTCTTTCATGGTTTTCAtaaacatttctttttttatcgtATGTATAATTCAGACAtgatacatataatacatatatacatacacatatatatatatctaatgtGTATgcgcaaaaaataaaaaaaataacttcGCTCAGTCATAGTGaaactttaaaaattgattaatttcttttttttttctttgatgcatttttatacgtaaatataaaatatttcggTTTACTttgatcttttttttttacttggATTTATCTTTATACGCAATTTATATCGAAGGAGACATTATAGAAAATCAATATGTAGAATAGCATATCTTTACTTACGagcttttaatatattaatatttcaacactttaacattttaattttttatcctctaatttttgaatttattttgaacTTAGTGATTCTGTTTATAATAAAGAAGTACACGCTCACTTTAAAAATAGCTCcaatttatgtttatatgtatttaataatttttttttttttttttatatatttttttttttattaagtatttattatatttttttttttttctgaataacaataacaaatCACAAGCAATCATTTTAAAGTACATTTCAGCAAAAGAGGCAAAAGAAGAAAACTATGCTAATAATGTTTTCATTCatatagaatataaatttataaattaatttatacttCAGCGTATTGCTCATTTTCACGAAAACGTAAATAAAGATGGGTAAGCAGGGTTAATCGTAcacttaaatatatgcattgtatatacatgtacaaatatgtgcgtgtatatttgtacatgtacatattcaATATTGATTGGATTTATGTATTTCATGTTTATGCTTCCCAACTTTTGATTGTACATGATGCGCATTGTCAATtcgtatacatttatttcaGGTGTAGtggaattatttattttgatatttttgcTAATATGagaactatatatataatgtatagcAGCATACTTGactatgtgcatatataaacatgcgcatacatatatatatggagtAATATTTTTGCTAGCACGAACAATCATGCACGAATTTAGCTTTATTAGAACaactatatttatatatatatatatatatttatatttttatatttttgttttcctgCCTTTTTCAACAGACGTAAAAGATAACCCATTCATAAAAAATCGCTCAAGCACGAGAATTACGAATGCCCCCGGAGGGAATTCCTCGTTATCCTTCGGAAACTGTAAGAATGGGGAGGTTCATTATCAAAAAGAATATACGAGGcttgtgaaaaaaaagaatatatacatatatatatgtgtgtatgtgtgagGATGTTTATGTGTACATACTTACGTACATTTGAGGGCTACCTACAGCTTTTACATAACGTGTTTACCCCATTTCTTGTATATGTGTTTTGAAAAATTGCTTTTAGATATAGATAATGAGAATAAAAAGATTAGTAAcagaaatgaaaaatcagcgacaaaaaataatgaaaatgcgGAAGCAGCGGGAAATTTAGAGGCCAACAAAGCACCGATGAATTCTGACAAAAAGACAAACGTAAAGGTGAACCAACCCCCTGGAGGAGCCTCAAGCagtaacataaaaattaaggaaaTATTACATGTATTTCTTGTACATGTATTAAGTAAACCTACACATTTTGCACAGCGGTtctgcgtatatatatgtataattatatatatatgtgcatatgttgCTTTCGTTTATTTTCAGTAATATTCGGATGAATTGTCCTTAAAATTgctctttttaattttaaataagcaTAATTATAGCGAAGGGGATAACTTAAAATGAGTGAAACACAAGCAAACAATTGTTTAAGAGGATGAAGTGTTTATCATAgttgcaaattttttttttttttccctttttttttttttttttttttttttttttttttttttttttttttttttttttttttttttttttgtacattaaTTGGTAATATTTTTAGCTAGTCACTTCAGTTTTTTCGTTTCCctaaaatgtatacatatttaccATATTCATCGAcatgttcatatatgtatatattatacatacatatacatatatatacatatatatatatatatatatatatatatatatatatatacacttatgtacctccttttttaaatcaaattaaacatttattatagaaaataacccgctaaatgtgtataaaagcgtttttaattttaattttttttttttttaatatattcccGTTATAAGGAAGAActaattcttaaaatttcaaaaaaagatCATGTTTAATGAAAACTTTTATGTATTGTAGTTGACGCTGTTAGTTAACATGTTTAGTGTTACGCATGTGtatccatatatacatgtatgtttatgttcatatatatacataactgTATGACATTATGCATATACGATCAATGCGAAAAGGGATAGTTATCAGAAAAAAGGGTCATTAAAGGTTGATATTAGTgactgtatttttttatttcccaaGCCTGAACAGTTAATAAGCTCGTCCTTTTTTGCCTTTACAATATTGTGAAAGTTTTTAAACTTTCTGGTAATTATTACACAATCCGTTGAATTAATacatctaattttttttaaaagttcatgtattttttccTCATGACTTGATGAgagtttattatttttaatatatgatatttttttttcatatattttgaaatctTCAATAACTCTTGCACATTCTTCATTTGACCAACAAAGAATAAGTGTTATGTTAAAACAAAAAGCAAGTTGATTTATTTCACCTAAcgaattttcaatattttcaatatctACTAAACATACTAATATtctgttattatatttatttgataaGGTTTCAATTCGTGCTTTTAAGTAATTCGATCTTAAACGATGATATTTCATAGAAATAAACAAACAcgcattattttttccaattaAAAAGTCAGgaacaatattattaaacTTATATCGTactctatttattttttttataagaggGTTCAGTTTTTGTCGGGGAGAAATGATTAAGTATTGCTCTGCGTTGGCATCATAAAACGTTTCCTCCTTTGGGGCTTCTCCGCTGGTGTTTTCCGTAACCTCTACATTTAATTTGTCTGTGCTTTCGCTCATGTTATCAAAAATGGATAAACGGAAACTACCTTCGGGAGTATGCTGTACAAGGAAAAAGCAATACAAGGAAAGGTAACTAACCGAATTGCCTACAGAAATGTATTGATATATTAGTATATGTaggtaaatgtatatatgcacttgcatatatgtgtatataagtatgtatattaGGCACGCACGAATTTCAAATTTCACCCTCGTCCGAGTATATCTTTTTAAGAGTAATTCCTCCTTTGGTAATATCgtgttaaataatatacaaaaaaaaaaaaaaaaaaaaacaattaccGCTCTTTTCACCtcttcataaataaaattgcctctttatacaaattttcat
Encoded proteins:
- a CDS encoding hypothetical protein (conserved Plasmodium protein) → MDVKDNPFIKNRSSTRITNAPGGNSSLSFGNYIDNENKKISNRNEKSATKNNENAEAAGNLEANKAPMNSDKKTNVKVNQPPGGASSSNIKIKEILHHNYSEGDNLK
- a CDS encoding ERCC1 nucleotide excision repair protein → MSESTDKLNVEVTENTSGEAPKEETFYDANAEQYLIISPRQKLNPLIKKINRVRYKFNNIVPDFLIGKNNACLFISMKYHRLRSNYLKARIETLSNKYNNRILVCLVDIENIENSLGEINQLAFCFNITLILCWSNEECARVIEDFKIYEKKISYIKNNKLSSSHEEKIHELLKKIRCINSTDCVIITRKFKNFHNIVKAKKDELINCSGLGNKKIQSLISTFNDPFF